A DNA window from Calliphora vicina chromosome 1, idCalVici1.1, whole genome shotgun sequence contains the following coding sequences:
- the Crz gene encoding pro-corazonin: MLRMVVLPLLIFLFSMACMGQTFQYSRGWTNGKRANTATTLNNLFHKDDESISELFEVQDANERRLERCLLQLQRFVRNPLLIHSTAAALALNPSAPASQNGNGNGRGSGNNNNNMNTNNPYGRNHQSNELFEELGGAGGTIIDTNDYTKH; encoded by the exons ATGTTGCGTATGGTGGTTTTGcctttgttgatatttttattcTCCATGGCATGTATGGGTCAAACATTCCAATATTCCAGAGGCTGGACTAATGGCAAAAGAGCTAACACCGCCACAACATTAAACAATCTCTTTCACAAAGATGATGAAAGCATTTCCGAGTTGTTTGAAGTGCAGGATGCTAATGAAAGAAGATTGGAAag ATGTCTTTTACAACTACAACGTTTTGTTAGAAATCCTTTACTTATACATTCAACTGCTGCCGCTTTAGCTTTAAATCCTTCCGCCCCAGCTAGTCAAAATGGTAATGGTAATGGCAGAGGCagtggcaacaacaacaataacatgaACACCAACAATCCATATGGCAGGAATCATCAATCAAATGAATTGTTTGAAGAACTTGGTGGTGCTGGTGGCACAATAATCGATACAAATGATTATacgaaacattaa
- the CngB gene encoding cyclic nucleotide-gated cation channel beta-3, producing MENMGRLRRPATAGGNDTQLLLKSSPNILENFPYEDFKSKLDRTQPKRMTSPPIRNHQMKRSKSPLFCDTLERHAFMQNVINTKPVSNYEARYSSPSQKEAIVRKSLEEISKDIKEIEDFVTATEIVLREEKEMDRAEMKKKRSKGEFSPNKENKSPSPKNMSRQNSAKSINYKINSFRNRKKKPGSPRFINSRLYFRNGRIGCLEAENAASNVESTHALVKHILKYENEKPLVSPDSVRRVLNAEPASPTSVAEAPARRVSTASTAPCTLPGQIIEDLKRQDEESFEIQPSHDVITKATGKVLLDLEDSGVHNSPQTESFGSSSQPLVDEDEQDVQICYDELPEIPNEEQNMGALMDSEVDRVDADAPVNVSINRLSSAGSLDSDGQQFLRDQVRHLVRRFTARANKMKTRLEMPPTPSSSASSPSPPPPPLNSKRTFGNRNAQSPAKRSAIITPHQSPNKKPLFVADTPRSNVWLCSSLCSSNDDQKTLDPQGKMYISWLCVVSISFLYNAWVIPLRSTFPFQTPENTNMWLIMDFCADIVYLLDVVFFKHRIMYLFEGFWVKDKNLTRKNYMRKLQFKLDILALLPLELLYFKYGTKAVYLRFPRFLKIQSFWEFFKLLDRVISSPHIVRIAKTLLYMLYMIHLTATLYYAYSDYQGLGVNRWVFSGKGHPYVRCFAFATKTATSIGKNPKPEREGEYVFMTAAWLMGVFVFALLIGQIRDIISTATRTKHEYRQLEDETLEYMRRLNLPQDVQKRVKMWFKFTWDQQRTLDESNILDSLPINLKTDIAISVHIQTLSKVQLFADCEEALLRDLVLKLRAVTFLPHDYVCRKGEVGREMYIIKLGQVQVMGGPNSDTVLATLSEGSVFGEISLLGINGADRRTADVRSKGYANLFVLSKSDLNEVIAYYPNAQAILKKRARALMRKNAAREKEERARSSEQADVVIGNPKTPENPPKLLQTVIQALPYESPAVMLITRGSKRMRKKRHSMKMETIEDREVEDINEVHHIKARDSFMLHRDSRAYSPDLLSSIQRELQNKNQFINLTDSEKALIVSTSSTDSVTVEDIEEYGK from the exons atggaaaatatggGTCGTTTACGCAGG ccGGCCACAGCTGGTGGTAATGATACACAACTATTGCTAAAGTCATCACCGAATATATTGGAGAATTTTCCCTACGAAGATTTCAAATCGAAATTAGATCGCACGCAACCGAAACGTATGACCTCACCGCCCATACGCAACCATCAAATGAAACGTTCCAAGTCACCGCTGTTTTGCGACACTTTGGAACGTCATGCTTTTATGCAGAATGTTATCAACACGAAACCGGTTAGCAACTATGAGGCACGTTATTCATCGCCCAGCCAAAAGGAGGCCATTGTGAGGAAAAGTTTGGAAGAGATTTCCAAAgacattaaggaaattgaagACTTTGTAACGGCCACTGAGATTGTGCTGCGCGAAGAGAAGGAAATGGATAGAGCTGAAATGAAAAAGAAGCGTTCCAAGGGTGAGTTTAGTCCGAATAAGGAAAATAAGTCCCCTTCGCCTAAGAACATGTCACGCCAGAATTCTGCCAAGAGCATTAACTATAAAATCAACTCCTTTCGTAATCGCAAAAAGAAGCCGGGTTCACCACGATTCATCAATTCACGTTTGTATTTTCGCAATGGACGTATTGGCTGTTTGGAGGCTGAAAATGCTGCCTCTAATGTGGAGAGTACTCATGCCTTGGTTAagcatattttgaaatatgaaaatgaaaagcCATTGGTTAGTCCAGACAGCGTTAGGAGAGTTTTAAATGCTGAACCTGCATCACCAACATCAGTGGCTGAGGCTCCAGCCAGAAGGGTTTCAACGGCTAGCACGGCACCTTGCACGTTACCGGGTCAAATTATAGAGGATTTGAAGCGGCAAGATGAAGAatcatttgaaattcaacctTCACACGATGTTATCACAAAAGCCACGGGCAAGGTTTTATTGGATTTAGAAGATTCTGGAGTGCATAATTCGCCACAAACGGAGAGTTTTGGTTCCAGCAGTCAGCCTCTGGTAGATGAAGATGAACAAGATGTGCAGATCTGCTACGATGAATTGCCCGAAATACCCAATGAAGAACAAAATATGGGGGCTCTTATGGATAGTGAGGTGGATCGTGTAGATGCTGATGCTCCGGTTAATGTCAGCATCAATCGTTTGTCAAGTGCTGGTAGTTTGGACTCTGATGGCCAGCAGTTTTTAAGAGATCAAGTAAGACATTTGGTAAGACGTTTTACCGCCAGAgctaataaaatgaaaacacgTTTAGAAATGCCTCCTACTCCCAGCAGTAGTGCTTCATCACCCTCACCGCCTCCTCCACCCCTAAATTCCAAACGTACTTTTGGCAACAGAAATGCCCAGTCGCCAGCCAAGAGATCCGCCATAATAACACCCCATCAGTCTCCCAATAAAAAGCCTTTGTTTGTGGCCGATACTCCTCGCTCTAATGTATGGCTTTGTTCTAGTCTGTGCAGCAGCAACGATGATCAAAAGACCTTGGATCCCCAGGGTAAAATGTATATATCCTGGCTGTGTGTGGTCTCCATATCGTTTCTCTACAATGCCTGGGTTATACCTTTACGATCAACGTTTCCCTTTCAAACTCCCGAAAACACCAATATGTGGCTGATTATGGACTTTTGTGCTGACATTGTTTATCTCTTGGATGTGGTGTTCTTCAAACATCgcattatgtatttatttgagGGTTTTTGGGTCAAGGATAAAAATCTCACCCGAAAGAATTACATGCGGAAACTTCAATTTAAG cTGGATATTTTAGCTTTGCTGCCCTTGGAgttgttatattttaaatatggcACGAAGGCAGTTTATTTGAGATTTCCTCGCTTTCTGAAGATACAAAGTTTCTGGGAATTCTTTAAACTCTTGGATCGTGTCATATCTTCGCCGCATATT GTTCGTATTGCCAAAACTTTACTTTATATGCTGTACATGATTCATTTGACTGCAACTTTGTATTATGCCTACAGTGATTATCAAG GTCTAGGCGTAAATCGTTGGGTCTTCAGCGGCAAAGGACATCCCTATGTCAGATGTTTTGCCTTTGCCACGAAAACGGCAACGTCCATAG GTAAAAATCCCAAACCGGAACGAGAAGGAGAATATGTATTCATGACTGCAGCCTGGTTAATGGGAGTCTTTGTGTTCGCTTTACTTATTGGTCAGATACGCGATATCATATCTACCGCCACTAGAACCAAACATGAATACCGACAACTGGAAGATGAGACTCTAGAATACATGAGACGTTTAAATCTTCCCCAAGATGTGCAGAAGCGAGTAAAAATGTGGTTTAAATTCACCTGGGATCAACAGCGCACCCTAGATGAATCGAATATATTAGATTCTTTGCCCATAAATCTAAAAACTGACATAGCTATATCGGTACACATACAAACTCTCTCCAAGGTACAACTATTTGCCGATTGTGAAGAAGCCTTACTAAGAGATTTGGTGTTAAAGCTAAGAGCTGTTACTTTTTTGCCGCATGACTATGTGTGTCGTAAGGGAGAGGTGGGACGTGAGATGTACATTATTAAATTGGGTCAAGTGCAAGTAATGGGTGGACCCAATAGCGATACCGTGTTAGCCACCCTATCGGAGGGTTCGGTATTTGGTGAAATCAGTTTGCTCGGCATTAATGGTGCAGACCGTCGTACCGCTGATGTACGCTCCAAAGGTTATGCCAATTTGTTTGTGTTATCGAAAAGTGATCTCAATGAAGTCATAGCCTATTATCCCAATGCTCAGGCTATATTGAAAAAACGGGCACGCGCTTTAATGCGCAAAAATGCCGCCAGAGAAAAGGAAGAAAGAGCACGCAGCTCTGAACAAGCCGATGTTGTTATTGGCAATCCTAAGACACCTGAAAATCCGCCCAAACTTttacaaactgttatacaggcTTTACCCTATGAGTCGCCAGCTGTTATGCTGATAACACGTGGCTCAAAGCGTATGCGCAAAAAGAGACACTCCATGAAAATGGAAACTATAGAGGATCGTGAAGTGGAGGATATAAATGAGGTTCATCATATTAAAGCTAGAGATAGTTTTATGTTGCACAGAGACTCACGAGCCTATTCACCCGACTTGCTGTCATCGATACAACGCgagttgcaaaataaaaatcaatttataaatttaaccgATTCAGAGAAGGCTTTAATTGTATCCACTTCTAGTACGGATTCGGTGACGGTGGAAGATATTGAGGAATATGGAAAGTAA
- the LOC135960202 gene encoding uncharacterized protein LOC135960202, producing MNLHNPAFVLGLLSMWMCLLDFGLAFPSLVMPRLHRSVEAELETNNKNMGFPQTDDDVLQLEQLREVHQDEANNFNHQKKDELVADEVAPLAVEETLPELEQQLESAKPDVQSTQGPAQAGVENVGETPEVPASEPKGMGAHRPPTLQINDGGKVENNGDKPKAKCRLGGMHGAARLVYGQNPEVLPTTTTASTTTSTTTTTTTTTPAPEANSAGSAEDDEDDDDDSDDGGNEDEKSADAVDEAVEAPNEPVDEPSENQQPSEGVEAAQEVPEIPEVQQVPEETPVTPAPAPPQLHPLRPIKSNKKTNKEEEPERQLIGDVIVDESALRKSASRRSVAHMTPKTAESLLRHGNGQYSSFDMAQYVFWTGDEAGVARAVEELIQQDLMTREDALKFLHEIRVGIEYLQKSYANRIFPEEIKHNTIKKSYIPQSLPSTTTTTSTTTTTVKPTLPYLNLEQNADDTDSINLAKTLDSISLWHKLQAMNNAEGRQDITEYESETRRPKITDCQHKEYNLEEIIYKLARIMFTESLAHGDEAQREIQKLMDFFEREHELGIIPLDLEQKVIHVLLQALSDTLTEKPELWPAAQYPYNRLLRSYAHMNMPRPSPSNVF from the exons GATCCGTTGAAgctgaattggaaacgaataaCAAGAATATGGGTTTTCCACAG actGATGATGATGTTTTACAATTGGAACAGCTGCGTGAAGTTCATCAGGATGAGGCTAACAATTTCAACCATCAAAAGAAGGATGAGTTGGTGGCCGATGAAGTGGCTCCTTTAGCAGTGGAAGAGACTTTGCCCGAACTGGAGCAACAATTGGAATCAGCTAAACCAGATGTGCAAAGTACTCAGGGTCCGGCACAAGCTGGCGTGGAAAATGTTGGTGAAACTCCTGAAGTACCAGCCAGTGAGCCCAAGGGAATGGGTGCTCATCGTCCTCCCACTTTACAGATCAACGATGGTGGCAAAGTTGAAAATAATGGCGATAAACCTAAAGCTAAG TGCCGTTTGGGTGGTATGCATGGAGCCGCACGTTTAGTCTATGGCCAAAATCCCGAAGTTCTTCCCACAACAACTACAGCTTCCACAACAACATCTACCACCACCACCACGACCACAACTACACCGGCACCCGAAGCCAATTCTGCCGGTTCGGCAGAAGATGATGAGGACGATGATGATGACAGTGATGATGGTGGCAATGAAGATGAAAAATCTGCCGATGCGGTAGATGAAGCCGTGGAAGCACCCAATGAACCGGTAGACGAACCTTCTGAAAACCAACAACCCTCTGAGGGAGTAGAGGCTGCTCAGGAAGTACCTGAAATACCCGAAGTTCAGCAAGTGCCTGAAGAAACTCCCGTCACTCCAGCACCAGCTCCACCTCAGCTACATCCCTTGAGACCTATAAAGTCAAATAAGAAAACCAATAAAGAGGAAGAACCCGAACGCCAACTAATCGGCGATGTTATTGTAGATGAATCGGCTCTGCGTAAATCCGCTTCCCGTCGTTCGGTTGCTCATATGACTCCCAag ACAGCTGAGAGTTTGTTAAGACATGGCAATGGTCAATATTCCTCATTCGatatggctcaatatgttttcTGGACAGGTGATGAGGCTGGCGTGGCAAGAGCAGTGGAAGAATTAATACAACAGGATTtg ATGACTCGAGAAGATGCCTTGAAATTCCTGCATGAAATTCGCGTGGGCAttgaatatttgcaaaaatcctATGCTAATCGTATATTCCCCGAAGAAATTAAACACAATACCATTAAG AAAAGTTATATACCCCAATCCTTGCCTAGCACCACCACTACTACTTCCACAACTACCACAACTGTGAAACCCACTTTACCCTATTTGAATTTGGAACAAAATGCCGATGATACCGACAGCATAAATCTGGCCAAAACTTTGGACAGCATTTCGTTGTGGCACAAATTACAGGCCATGAATAATGCCGAAGGCAGACAAG ACATTACAGAGTATGAAAGTGAGACTAGACGCCCGAAAATAACCGACTGTCAGCATAAGGAATACAATTTGGaggaaattatttacaaattagCTCGG ATAATGTTCACTGAATCCTTAGCTCATGGTGATGAGGCTCAAAGGGAAATTCAAAAACTAATGGATTTCTTTGAACGAGAACATGAATTGGGTATCATACCATTGGACTTGGAACAGAAAGTTATAC ATGTCCTTTTGCAAGCTTTATCCGATACCTTAACCGAGAAGCCCGAATTATGGCCAGCAGCACAATATCCCTACAATCGGCTATTACGCTCGTATGCGCATATGAATATGCCCAGGCCCAGTCCTtctaatgttttttaa